In Nostoc sp. UHCC 0926, a single genomic region encodes these proteins:
- a CDS encoding type II secretion system protein, translating into MHSRSLVNAKNLLNKHYNSGFTLLEMLVVIVLIGILATLEIPNWLAFVDTQSLNTAQNKVHLAMHQAQRQATKEKLTWQASFREQNSIVQWAVHPATVNPSAANWNNLDSNVHLDDQETTLPQSNGIKQIQFDYRGNVSKPPLGQITLSSKHGGKVKRCVIVSTILGAKRMGKDHATAKDNKYCY; encoded by the coding sequence ATGCATTCACGATCTTTAGTTAACGCAAAAAATCTCTTGAATAAGCACTATAACAGTGGTTTTACCTTACTAGAGATGTTAGTAGTTATTGTATTAATTGGTATATTAGCTACGCTGGAAATACCCAACTGGCTAGCTTTTGTGGACACTCAAAGCCTCAACACTGCCCAAAACAAAGTTCACCTTGCTATGCACCAAGCCCAAAGGCAAGCTACCAAGGAAAAATTGACTTGGCAAGCCAGCTTTCGTGAACAAAACAGTATCGTTCAATGGGCGGTTCATCCTGCTACAGTAAACCCATCTGCTGCTAACTGGAATAACCTAGATTCCAATGTGCACTTAGATGATCAGGAAACAACCCTACCACAGTCAAATGGCATCAAGCAAATCCAATTTGATTACAGAGGTAATGTCAGTAAGCCACCGCTAGGACAGATAACACTATCCAGTAAGCATGGTGGTAAAGTTAAGCGTTGTGTGATTGTTTCTACGATTTTAGGAGCAAAGCGAATGGGCAAAGATCATGCTACAGCTAAAGACAACAAGTATTGCTATTAA
- a CDS encoding glycosyltransferase, whose translation MMRTSKNLPKISVIIPAYNSEKTIKHTIQSALNQTFTNFELIIINDGSQDSTLEVVTQIQDSRIKVFSYSNAGGNVSRNRGLDRAVGEFVSFLDADDLWTPDKLQCQLKALQENVTTKVAYSWTDYINANGKFLLLGKRINVNGNVYENLLINNFLENGSNPLICRKALITLGGFDESLSAAQDWDMWLRLASKFDFICVPSVQILYRISYNSVSSNLVRQEKACLQLLERAYKVRPSLRDATRTTLKHSWNISLANLYKYLTCKALQEPFNQQKAIAAARFLWKYFINDPSRLQNINFTLKLLLKIIIIFILPTLLYSITNRREVRSQETETLLNIWVAKNRPENKNGYLDAFTIFS comes from the coding sequence AATTTCTGTAATCATCCCCGCTTATAATAGTGAAAAGACTATTAAGCACACAATTCAGTCTGCTTTAAATCAAACTTTTACTAACTTTGAATTAATTATAATAAATGATGGTTCACAAGACTCAACTTTAGAAGTTGTTACACAAATCCAAGACTCACGAATAAAAGTGTTTTCCTATTCCAATGCTGGCGGAAACGTCAGCCGTAACCGAGGGCTAGACCGTGCAGTTGGAGAATTTGTTAGTTTTTTAGATGCAGATGATCTTTGGACACCTGATAAACTTCAGTGTCAGTTAAAAGCTCTGCAAGAAAATGTTACTACGAAAGTTGCTTACAGTTGGACTGATTATATTAATGCAAATGGTAAATTCCTACTTTTAGGCAAGCGCATTAATGTTAATGGAAATGTTTATGAAAATTTGTTAATAAATAACTTTTTAGAGAATGGTTCCAATCCCTTAATTTGTAGAAAAGCTTTAATTACATTAGGTGGCTTTGACGAATCTCTAAGTGCAGCTCAAGATTGGGATATGTGGCTGCGATTAGCCTCTAAATTTGATTTTATATGTGTACCATCTGTACAAATCTTATATCGCATAAGTTATAATTCAGTTTCTTCCAATCTTGTCAGGCAGGAAAAAGCCTGCTTACAATTGCTTGAGAGAGCGTACAAGGTAAGACCATCTCTACGAGACGCTACGCGAACGACACTTAAGCATAGTTGGAATATAAGCCTAGCAAATTTATATAAATACTTGACCTGCAAAGCCCTACAAGAGCCGTTTAATCAACAAAAAGCTATAGCCGCTGCTAGATTTCTGTGGAAGTATTTTATTAACGACCCTTCAAGACTTCAGAATATAAATTTCACCTTAAAATTGTTATTGAAAATTATCATAATTTTTATCTTACCCACCTTACTCTACAGTATTACTAATCGGCGCGAAGTAAGAAGCCAAGAAACTGAAACATTGCTCAACATCTGGGTAGCTAAAAACCGACCAGAAAACAAAAATGGATACCTAGATGCATTCACGATCTTTAGTTAA